One genomic segment of Fervidobacterium pennivorans includes these proteins:
- a CDS encoding PatB family C-S lyase yields MKEFDDIIERRNTDSFKWDMIIKLYGEDVLPMWVADMDFKSPQRVIDALKNRVEHGVFGYTFRSDEYYNAIVEWYRKTYGLEIQREWIVNGPGVVPMIAFLINIFTLPGDKVIIQPPVYPPFFRVVMNNGRQLVENRLILKDGKWVMDYESLEKSIDSRTKLIVISNPHNPVGRVWTFEELEKLYDIAKKYDLIIVSDEIHADIVYEPNEFTSFLKVGTENIIVLNSPGKTFNIAGLTNSYGIIPDKALRQAYKNYIESLELLTGNVLSIEALKAAYKCDEWVTSLKNYLKGNRDFAYKFIKEHMPLINPTLPEGTYLMWLDCSKLELENPQKFFLENARVYLNNGAEFGDSQSVRLNFACPKVLLEEGLTRMKNAYNKLLTVEHFTLPDKRFEECKKIRREVFIIGQGIDEKIELDGRDEQAIHFLVRHFGKYIATARIRDIGDYWKVERVAVLKEFRGLGYGKKIMEAIEDYIKKTNPKPITLNAQLEVKEFYEKLGYKPVGHVFHEAGIPHIKMEKVLES; encoded by the coding sequence ATGAAAGAATTTGATGATATTATCGAACGTAGAAACACAGACTCTTTCAAATGGGATATGATAATCAAACTATACGGTGAAGATGTGCTCCCCATGTGGGTTGCCGATATGGATTTCAAAAGCCCTCAACGTGTTATTGATGCGCTAAAGAATAGAGTCGAGCATGGAGTATTTGGTTACACATTTCGCTCGGACGAATATTACAACGCAATTGTAGAATGGTACAGAAAAACTTATGGACTTGAAATCCAAAGAGAATGGATTGTCAACGGTCCTGGCGTTGTTCCAATGATTGCATTCTTAATAAACATCTTCACACTCCCTGGTGATAAAGTTATAATTCAGCCTCCCGTTTATCCACCGTTCTTCCGGGTAGTGATGAACAACGGAAGACAACTTGTTGAGAATAGACTGATTCTAAAAGATGGTAAATGGGTTATGGACTACGAAAGTTTGGAGAAATCAATTGACAGTAGGACAAAGCTGATAGTGATTTCAAATCCACATAATCCGGTTGGTAGAGTCTGGACATTTGAGGAATTGGAAAAGCTTTACGACATTGCTAAAAAGTATGACTTGATAATCGTATCCGACGAGATACATGCGGATATTGTTTACGAACCAAATGAGTTTACAAGCTTTTTGAAAGTTGGAACAGAAAATATCATCGTACTGAATTCTCCAGGGAAAACCTTTAATATTGCAGGTCTGACAAACTCATACGGGATAATTCCCGATAAAGCACTAAGGCAGGCTTACAAGAACTACATCGAATCCCTCGAACTTCTAACCGGTAATGTGCTCAGTATTGAAGCGCTGAAGGCAGCGTATAAGTGTGATGAATGGGTTACAAGCCTGAAAAATTACTTGAAGGGTAACCGAGACTTTGCGTATAAATTTATCAAAGAACACATGCCACTTATTAATCCCACCCTACCGGAAGGCACATATCTAATGTGGCTCGATTGTTCGAAACTGGAACTTGAAAATCCTCAAAAGTTCTTTTTGGAGAACGCAAGAGTTTACCTAAACAACGGAGCTGAATTTGGCGATAGTCAGTCCGTTAGACTGAATTTTGCGTGTCCAAAGGTGCTTTTGGAGGAAGGTTTGACCAGAATGAAGAACGCTTACAATAAGCTCTTGACAGTTGAGCATTTCACTCTGCCAGATAAACGATTCGAAGAATGCAAAAAAATTAGACGTGAGGTTTTTATTATAGGTCAAGGAATTGATGAAAAAATAGAACTCGATGGTAGGGATGAACAAGCCATTCATTTCTTAGTTCGACACTTTGGCAAATACATTGCAACTGCACGAATCAGGGACATCGGAGACTATTGGAAAGTTGAAAGGGTTGCTGTTCTTAAGGAATTCAGGGGATTAGGTTACGGTAAGAAGATTATGGAGGCTATAGAAGACTATATAAAAAAGACAAACCCCAAGCCGATAACCTTAAACGCTCAGCTTGAGGTCAAAGAATTTTACGAAAAACTCGGGTACAAACCAGTCGGTCATGTCTTCCACGAAGCCGGAATCCCTCACATCAAGATGGAAAAGGTTTTGGAAAGTTAA
- the crcB gene encoding fluoride efflux transporter CrcB, whose amino-acid sequence MKSGFWVRLTAVGTGGFLGSVFRYLISLWLNERYPTSLIPYGTFTVNISGSFLLGLIMQVSFYIPMNETVRLFFTTGIMGGLTTFSTLTYETMALVYNGSYFAAAMNILLNLSVGLLSALGGKELVDVIYARL is encoded by the coding sequence GTGAAATCAGGATTCTGGGTTAGGTTAACAGCGGTTGGGACTGGAGGTTTTTTGGGCTCGGTTTTTAGATATCTGATTTCTCTTTGGCTTAATGAAAGGTATCCAACCTCCTTGATACCTTACGGTACTTTTACTGTAAATATATCAGGGAGTTTCCTTCTTGGGTTAATTATGCAGGTTTCATTTTACATTCCAATGAATGAGACCGTCAGGTTGTTCTTTACCACTGGCATAATGGGAGGACTAACTACGTTTTCAACATTAACATACGAGACTATGGCACTTGTATATAACGGAAGCTACTTTGCTGCTGCTATGAACATCCTCCTTAATTTATCTGTAGGTCTTTTAAGTGCCTTAGGTGGGAAAGAATTGGTTGATGTTATTTATGCGAGATTGTAA
- the rpmI gene encoding 50S ribosomal protein L35 — translation MAKKKMKVSKTAAKRFKVTKNGKIMRRHANAWHKTGKKRRSTLRALRLEDVVSQADKPRILRLLGKK, via the coding sequence ATGGCCAAGAAAAAGATGAAGGTCAGCAAAACTGCGGCCAAGAGATTCAAGGTCACAAAGAATGGAAAAATTATGCGCAGGCATGCCAACGCATGGCACAAAACTGGAAAGAAGAGAAGATCAACATTACGCGCCCTTAGACTCGAAGACGTTGTTTCTCAAGCTGATAAGCCAAGAATCCTCAGACTTCTTGGGAAAAAGTAA
- a CDS encoding carboxylesterase family protein, translating into MSEKINYLEKFKPFVYKDEFIEMPYRLFIPESQKPGEKYPLVVFLHGAGERGRDNEKQIIANEGATVWASPEVQEKHPCFVLAPQCPENGYWGTSFRTGDELEPNSLLSTVFLLINQVVDEYPIDEERIYITGLSMGGFGTVGLLTLCPERFAAAVVVCGGGNVKKVQKISRIPIWFFHAEDDDVVPVKFSRELVEALKKLNAPVRYTEYPKGYMESIGSFPHASWIPAYRDKEMIEWLFSQSKARR; encoded by the coding sequence ATGTCAGAAAAAATCAACTACCTTGAAAAATTCAAACCATTTGTTTACAAGGACGAGTTTATCGAAATGCCTTACAGACTTTTCATACCTGAAAGTCAAAAGCCAGGTGAGAAATATCCGCTGGTTGTTTTTCTTCATGGGGCAGGCGAGCGTGGAAGAGATAACGAAAAACAAATTATTGCAAACGAAGGTGCCACTGTATGGGCTAGTCCGGAAGTGCAGGAAAAACACCCCTGTTTTGTACTTGCTCCACAGTGTCCGGAAAACGGGTATTGGGGAACTTCGTTTAGAACTGGTGACGAGCTAGAACCAAACTCTCTACTTTCAACGGTTTTTCTGTTAATCAACCAGGTTGTAGATGAGTATCCCATTGACGAAGAAAGGATATACATAACAGGACTATCGATGGGAGGTTTTGGTACCGTCGGTCTTTTAACACTTTGTCCAGAAAGATTTGCGGCAGCAGTTGTTGTCTGTGGTGGAGGTAACGTTAAAAAAGTCCAAAAAATCTCGCGCATCCCTATTTGGTTCTTCCATGCCGAAGACGATGACGTTGTACCCGTAAAGTTTTCTCGTGAGTTAGTCGAAGCACTGAAGAAGCTAAACGCGCCTGTACGATACACAGAATACCCAAAAGGCTACATGGAAAGCATTGGAAGTTTCCCACATGCCTCTTGGATTCCTGCTTACAGAGATAAAGAAATGATTGAATGGCTCTTTAGTCAAAGCAAAGCGCGAAGATAA
- a CDS encoding O-antigen ligase family protein, translated as MLSFFEELVLYITIPLVALFAHREYTYEFSTPKYAILTVATLLIGVYLLFRLLRTKKIKFFASKVHFIWLAFSIVALLSTINTWRDNPDFFRQAFDIGLYLFLNVLLSFYFSTILDDKQKIARFLFVFVLTGLFIAVNAILNFYLGYDIMLGQVGNPFERASIKANIGNVIFVSNYLNMLLPIALYFVISLDLGVMNVRKFSGILFMKLLSLFSAIIYLDVIIFSQTRSEYLALVLEIVLLILAYFFFIRKREDKAEAELRKSAPSLLRKLKSLRRISIAIFILMSIILIVLYNVPSPFNNFGAFTMTDRFSAMASVSSRDERYLSWFSTIYIWKNHKLLGQGIGTYQLYGLYGIGDLTADKPIYSYGWNNFKRAHNDYFQVLSETGIIGLALIVVMLILLVIYVVKNIQKLQERDDTTLFSMLVLSGIVFAFQSFFSFPGHLLPNALMATFVLSAGLGKYFNKVDGKEYEIKGAKAVVLGLVLISSVAGSTYLRWNHFISEVYFRKGNVAFQTLAELRNQLSQIDNYLNQLDQMESDLNNFSGQFQIYSPENWHKYKQSQAGKLGGLYNRAQAESERLQNIQNIRNQITQNRRALTAQKEAIPRELTKYYEQAKSYFLKSVRLNHTYGKSYFYLAALASDPIRIAILKDALRNNPEAVLNQNYDEFQNILPNKFKYAYFKDLAVYIKNNPSFIDKIDMATAQAIVDSACLYEFSLLTFTERNTFKTLAVRYNSLYLIAKTLTDNIDDKEINKKTLALESLFFNKFDTWVRKTLYIMPGGWNRFPDWKNLDIELATTGGQDIYRYFAGLTVQALDPINVESRNLLVDIAKLEAKTCKYMEAKGVWGVPDGVLDYLHALAREYQVISEYQESVVTYSQLIEWYKENYDLVSKKVNDRDYWEKSFDVFVEDMKNRLDTVLEEDEKGYLSNSLTPMFEERLRRLYNSITSTDFKNIEKEYIEELVKYPPTFWMRIGKSSVWKTNAYNSMKDFENQIQALNFSDDAKKELTSILTAVIDSNLMKLYERYARFKAHYELIKEEFLRTAENLLSLYQQTAEEEILKDWKEPLFAMPEFNSKAKVLKFLEELLAKYK; from the coding sequence GTGCTTTCATTTTTCGAGGAACTAGTTTTGTATATCACCATACCTCTTGTTGCACTCTTTGCTCACAGAGAGTACACTTACGAGTTCAGTACTCCAAAATACGCGATTTTAACAGTCGCCACGTTGTTGATAGGAGTGTACCTGCTTTTTAGACTGCTCCGAACAAAGAAGATTAAATTCTTCGCATCCAAGGTCCACTTTATCTGGTTGGCATTTTCGATAGTTGCACTGCTTTCAACGATAAATACCTGGAGAGATAATCCGGACTTCTTTAGACAAGCATTTGACATAGGACTATACCTATTCTTAAATGTGCTCTTATCCTTCTACTTTTCAACCATTCTTGATGATAAACAGAAGATTGCAAGGTTTCTTTTTGTTTTCGTGCTGACAGGGTTGTTTATAGCCGTCAACGCTATCCTAAACTTCTATTTGGGATATGACATAATGCTTGGGCAAGTTGGAAATCCTTTTGAGAGAGCAAGCATAAAAGCAAATATAGGAAATGTCATATTCGTTTCAAACTATCTAAACATGCTTCTGCCTATTGCACTTTACTTTGTCATTAGTCTTGACCTTGGTGTTATGAATGTTCGAAAGTTTTCTGGGATTCTTTTTATGAAATTACTCTCCTTGTTCTCCGCAATCATTTATTTAGATGTTATTATCTTTTCTCAGACCAGGTCAGAATACTTGGCGCTCGTTTTAGAAATAGTATTACTAATCCTTGCTTATTTCTTCTTTATACGTAAACGCGAAGACAAAGCTGAAGCAGAACTTCGGAAAAGTGCACCCAGTTTACTTAGGAAACTAAAATCTTTACGCAGGATTTCGATAGCAATATTCATACTTATGTCTATTATCTTGATTGTTCTTTACAACGTTCCTTCTCCATTCAACAACTTCGGAGCTTTCACAATGACTGATAGGTTTAGTGCGATGGCTTCAGTCTCAAGTAGAGACGAGAGATACTTGTCTTGGTTTTCGACAATTTACATCTGGAAGAATCACAAACTTCTTGGTCAAGGGATAGGAACTTATCAGTTGTACGGTCTTTACGGAATCGGAGATTTGACCGCCGACAAGCCCATATACAGCTACGGTTGGAACAACTTCAAAAGGGCACACAACGACTACTTCCAAGTGCTTAGCGAGACAGGAATAATTGGGCTGGCTTTGATTGTTGTGATGCTTATCTTACTTGTTATCTATGTAGTAAAGAATATTCAAAAGCTACAGGAACGTGATGATACGACACTGTTCTCCATGCTTGTGCTGAGCGGAATAGTGTTTGCGTTCCAAAGCTTTTTTAGTTTCCCGGGACATTTGCTACCGAACGCATTGATGGCAACATTTGTTCTGAGCGCAGGCTTGGGTAAGTATTTTAATAAAGTAGACGGAAAGGAATACGAAATAAAAGGTGCCAAAGCGGTTGTTCTCGGACTTGTTCTTATTTCTTCTGTTGCAGGCTCTACCTATCTGAGATGGAATCATTTCATTTCAGAAGTGTACTTCAGAAAAGGTAATGTGGCATTCCAAACGTTGGCAGAATTGAGAAATCAACTGAGTCAGATAGACAACTATCTAAATCAACTTGACCAAATGGAATCTGACCTTAACAACTTCTCCGGGCAATTCCAGATTTACTCTCCTGAGAATTGGCACAAATACAAACAATCTCAGGCAGGTAAATTGGGAGGTTTGTATAACAGAGCACAGGCGGAAAGTGAGCGTTTGCAGAATATTCAAAACATAAGAAATCAGATAACACAAAATCGAAGGGCATTAACTGCTCAGAAAGAAGCAATACCACGTGAGCTCACAAAATACTATGAACAAGCAAAATCATACTTTTTAAAGAGCGTAAGGCTTAACCACACGTATGGTAAGTCTTATTTCTACCTCGCAGCACTTGCTTCTGACCCAATAAGGATTGCTATCCTAAAAGATGCTCTGAGAAATAACCCAGAAGCTGTTCTAAATCAGAACTACGACGAATTCCAGAATATACTTCCAAATAAGTTTAAGTATGCTTACTTCAAAGATTTGGCGGTCTACATAAAAAATAATCCATCGTTTATTGACAAAATCGATATGGCGACAGCACAAGCAATTGTTGATTCAGCTTGTTTATATGAATTCTCGTTACTTACGTTTACAGAAAGAAATACTTTCAAAACATTAGCTGTTAGGTACAATTCCCTCTACCTGATTGCAAAGACACTTACTGACAACATTGATGATAAAGAAATTAATAAAAAGACATTAGCTCTTGAATCCCTCTTCTTCAACAAGTTTGATACTTGGGTTAGAAAGACGCTTTACATTATGCCTGGAGGATGGAACAGATTCCCAGACTGGAAGAATCTTGATATTGAGCTTGCAACAACAGGTGGGCAAGATATCTACAGGTACTTTGCTGGTTTGACAGTCCAAGCGTTAGATCCAATTAACGTAGAATCGCGCAACCTACTCGTTGATATAGCAAAACTGGAGGCAAAAACATGTAAATACATGGAAGCAAAAGGTGTATGGGGTGTGCCTGATGGCGTGCTCGATTATCTCCACGCTCTTGCAAGAGAATATCAAGTTATTTCGGAGTACCAAGAGAGTGTAGTTACTTACTCACAATTGATAGAATGGTATAAGGAAAATTATGACCTCGTCTCAAAGAAGGTTAACGACAGAGACTACTGGGAGAAGAGCTTTGATGTATTCGTTGAAGATATGAAGAATCGTTTAGATACCGTCTTAGAAGAGGATGAAAAAGGCTATCTATCGAACAGTCTAACTCCGATGTTTGAAGAGAGGTTAAGAAGGTTGTATAATTCAATAACGAGCACCGATTTCAAGAACATTGAAAAGGAGTACATTGAAGAGCTCGTTAAATACCCACCAACATTCTGGATGAGAATAGGAAAATCGAGTGTTTGGAAAACAAATGCCTATAATTCTATGAAAGATTTTGAAAACCAAATTCAAGCATTGAATTTCTCTGATGATGCGAAGAAAGAGCTCACATCGATACTAACAGCTGTTATCGATTCGAATTTGATGAAGCTCTATGAAAGATATGCCAGGTTCAAGGCTCATTACGAACTAATAAAGGAGGAATTTTTGAGAACGGCTGAGAATTTGTTAAGCCTATACCAGCAAACTGCCGAGGAAGAAATACTAAAAGATTGGAAAGAACCGTTGTTCGCTATGCCGGAATTTAATAGTAAGGCAAAAGTTCTCAAATTCCTAGAAGAACTATTAGCAAAATATAAGTAA
- the infC gene encoding translation initiation factor IF-3 — translation MKNEEIPFTELRVVDEEGKVVGIMSKSAAIDLARSRGLELILVAPNAQPPVARILDYGKYKYELAKREQKAKKNQKIIEIKEMKFRTAINEHDYQTKLKHIRRFLEDGNKVKVTVMFRGREMAFMDKGKEILDRIAKDISDIGTVEKEAKIEGRDMWMMLKPKNL, via the coding sequence ATTAAAAACGAGGAGATTCCATTCACTGAACTGCGTGTAGTTGATGAGGAAGGAAAAGTCGTTGGTATCATGTCGAAAAGCGCAGCTATTGACCTTGCAAGGTCAAGGGGACTGGAGTTAATTCTCGTTGCTCCGAATGCACAACCACCAGTTGCGAGGATACTGGACTACGGTAAATACAAATACGAACTTGCGAAAAGAGAACAGAAAGCAAAGAAAAACCAGAAGATTATTGAAATCAAGGAAATGAAATTCAGAACCGCTATCAACGAACACGATTACCAAACCAAGCTCAAACACATTAGAAGGTTCTTGGAAGACGGAAATAAAGTCAAGGTTACTGTAATGTTCCGTGGAAGAGAAATGGCGTTTATGGACAAGGGTAAGGAGATACTCGATAGGATTGCAAAAGACATTTCCGACATCGGAACAGTCGAAAAGGAAGCGAAGATTGAAGGAAGAGACATGTGGATGATGCTTAAGCCGAAGAATCTGTAA
- the rplT gene encoding 50S ribosomal protein L20, which yields MRVKNAVNAKKKKKKFLKFVKGFRGALSRRYTLAKQSYYRALKFAFDGRKNKKGNFRKLWITRINIAARNEGLKYNELIHGLKLANVAINRKMLAELAVNDPESFREYVKIAKTALGK from the coding sequence ATGCGCGTCAAAAATGCTGTAAATGCAAAGAAGAAAAAGAAAAAATTTTTGAAGTTTGTTAAAGGTTTCAGGGGTGCGCTCAGCAGAAGATATACGCTTGCTAAACAATCTTACTACAGAGCACTTAAGTTTGCATTTGACGGAAGAAAGAACAAGAAAGGAAACTTCAGAAAGCTCTGGATTACAAGAATAAACATCGCTGCGAGAAACGAAGGATTGAAATATAACGAATTGATACATGGACTCAAACTCGCAAACGTGGCAATCAACAGAAAGATGCTTGCAGAACTTGCAGTCAACGATCCAGAAAGCTTCAGGGAATATGTAAAGATTGCAAAGACAGCTCTTGGAAAATAA
- a CDS encoding cation diffusion facilitator family transporter, with amino-acid sequence MNDINADKAIRKVALIAVLTNVLLAVLKVTVGLLFKSMAVLADGIDTSTDILTSSTMLIATLISRRPPDKEHPYGHHKAENIGAKIISFVIFYAGVSLLVESAKRLITGQYEILVSFWPLFAAILSVSGKTFLFVIEYTTGNKYKSNSMVAEAKNMKNDIMMSSLVFVGVVLNKIGLAWMDPLVGIVMSGIIIKVAWEVFEENTHDLMDGLKDEEMWIYEKVFEACQKCGALNPHKVRVRKVGGKFDIDMDIEVNGEMNVRDAHEITKCIKKHLFETKEIYDVVIHVEPEANDEHEPFGLTKETFKKDEKEKN; translated from the coding sequence GTGAACGATATCAATGCAGACAAAGCTATTAGAAAAGTTGCACTAATCGCGGTTTTAACAAATGTGCTACTGGCTGTGTTAAAAGTCACCGTTGGGCTTCTCTTTAAAAGTATGGCAGTCTTAGCGGATGGTATAGACACTTCAACGGATATTTTAACATCTTCAACTATGCTAATCGCAACGTTAATCTCCAGAAGGCCTCCGGATAAGGAACACCCGTATGGTCATCACAAGGCAGAAAATATAGGTGCAAAGATAATATCTTTCGTCATTTTTTACGCAGGCGTGAGTTTGCTTGTTGAGAGTGCAAAGAGGTTGATAACCGGACAATATGAAATTCTTGTTAGCTTTTGGCCATTGTTTGCAGCGATACTTTCCGTTAGCGGAAAGACATTCCTGTTCGTAATTGAATACACCACTGGGAATAAGTACAAAAGTAATTCAATGGTTGCGGAAGCCAAGAACATGAAGAACGATATTATGATGTCAAGTTTGGTCTTTGTTGGAGTTGTACTTAACAAAATAGGCTTAGCTTGGATGGACCCTTTGGTAGGAATTGTTATGTCTGGTATAATAATAAAGGTGGCGTGGGAAGTTTTTGAAGAGAACACACATGACTTAATGGACGGTCTAAAGGATGAAGAGATGTGGATATACGAAAAGGTTTTCGAAGCTTGCCAAAAGTGTGGAGCTTTGAATCCCCATAAAGTGCGTGTAAGAAAAGTTGGTGGAAAGTTCGATATAGATATGGATATTGAAGTTAATGGTGAGATGAACGTCAGGGATGCACATGAAATCACGAAATGCATTAAAAAGCACCTCTTTGAAACAAAGGAAATTTACGATGTGGTTATCCATGTTGAGCCGGAGGCAAACGATGAACACGAACCCTTTGGACTTACGAAAGAAACTTTTAAAAAAGACGAGAAAGAGAAAAACTAA
- a CDS encoding glycosyltransferase family 4 protein — protein MQSISMKDLWVIVPAFIISALTIPIFGRLAKSYGIVDRPDGELKPHERITPYLGGLSIYLGVLFVTPFELVTKITLTILVLLGLCDDAKNADPKVRLVTEFVIASVLVYKYVGLSFLFPLYVVLVAALINAVNMMDGLDGVCASVSAISAIGLFSVATSRYDKALLLALVGALAGYLLYNFPPARIFMGDAGSYLIGGVLSIGLLSSIRNGTSNLPYVVSAFIFLSLFFFDLGAGVLRRILNGRSPFSGDRGHFYDKIQSKTKNKRYTLLVVVFIQFVFFTIGIIAKQNTMLSLPAVVVLLVMYYFMSKWLKILKY, from the coding sequence ATGCAATCGATTTCAATGAAAGACCTATGGGTTATTGTTCCAGCTTTTATAATAAGTGCATTGACAATACCTATTTTTGGACGGTTAGCCAAGAGCTATGGTATTGTTGATAGACCTGATGGAGAGCTCAAGCCTCATGAGAGGATAACACCATACTTAGGTGGCTTAAGTATTTATCTAGGAGTCCTCTTCGTTACACCTTTTGAGCTTGTGACAAAAATTACTCTAACTATTCTTGTTCTTTTAGGACTTTGCGATGATGCTAAGAACGCAGATCCAAAGGTTAGACTAGTAACTGAATTTGTAATTGCCAGTGTTCTCGTGTACAAGTATGTAGGTCTCTCTTTTCTTTTTCCACTTTACGTCGTTTTAGTTGCTGCATTAATAAATGCCGTTAATATGATGGACGGATTGGATGGCGTTTGCGCAAGTGTTTCGGCAATTTCTGCAATAGGTTTATTTAGCGTTGCAACGTCACGATATGACAAAGCTCTGTTACTTGCTCTCGTTGGTGCTTTGGCTGGTTATTTGCTTTACAATTTTCCCCCCGCAAGGATATTCATGGGAGACGCTGGGAGTTATTTAATTGGTGGTGTTCTTTCAATAGGTTTACTCTCATCTATTCGAAATGGGACTTCTAATCTCCCATATGTGGTTTCAGCTTTTATTTTTCTTTCACTCTTCTTTTTTGATCTTGGAGCAGGTGTTTTAAGAAGGATATTGAACGGACGCTCTCCATTCAGTGGCGACAGAGGGCATTTCTATGATAAAATCCAGTCAAAGACCAAGAACAAAAGATACACACTTCTCGTAGTTGTATTTATACAATTTGTGTTTTTCACGATAGGCATAATAGCAAAGCAAAATACGATGTTATCGTTACCCGCTGTAGTAGTGCTGCTCGTTATGTATTATTTCATGTCAAAATGGTTGAAAATATTAAAATACTAG
- a CDS encoding PIG-L deacetylase family protein, giving the protein MITTLDSYLFIGAHPDDIEIWAGGLILRILSENPTAQVQCVVLTDGSAGYATAQERYEEAMNVTKMMKVNSYEFLNLKDGSLHFNNELPNIIANLIRKYKPDLLITHPRNDRHPDHAAVGTATDKALFLAMVTPEFLDYEPHFCKNVLRFVSDPFNSPKSKVYVDISKVYEQKKSVISNFKTQLGVLEPYLQLNEFYGGLMNCVAAEVFEPEVLMF; this is encoded by the coding sequence GTGATAACTACCCTTGATAGTTACCTCTTCATAGGTGCGCATCCGGATGATATTGAAATTTGGGCAGGTGGGTTGATTTTAAGAATACTTAGCGAGAATCCGACAGCTCAAGTTCAGTGTGTTGTTCTGACAGATGGTTCAGCGGGGTATGCAACTGCCCAAGAACGATACGAGGAGGCTATGAATGTTACAAAAATGATGAAAGTTAACTCGTACGAGTTTTTGAACCTGAAAGATGGTAGTTTGCACTTTAACAACGAGCTTCCGAACATAATTGCTAACCTTATAAGAAAATACAAACCGGATTTGTTAATCACACATCCACGAAATGACAGACACCCTGACCATGCTGCGGTGGGCACAGCAACTGATAAGGCATTGTTTCTCGCAATGGTCACTCCTGAATTTTTAGATTATGAACCACACTTTTGCAAGAATGTACTTCGATTTGTGTCAGACCCTTTCAACAGCCCGAAGTCGAAAGTGTATGTTGATATCTCAAAAGTTTATGAGCAGAAAAAATCAGTTATTTCAAATTTTAAAACACAGCTTGGAGTCCTGGAACCTTATTTGCAACTTAACGAGTTCTACGGAGGCCTTATGAATTGCGTGGCAGCTGAAGTTTTCGAACCTGAAGTGTTAATGTTTTGA
- a CDS encoding DUF190 domain-containing protein, with protein sequence MEKIVGTFVRIYVKENQRCEAFGKKPLNKVIAEMALKMDITDFVEYKAFEGYIFDKKLHTLTREVIDHELPIIIEFFTTDEKAQKFLDEMAPYLKNTAVLIFRDTVGYFFR encoded by the coding sequence ATGGAGAAAATTGTTGGCACATTCGTACGTATTTATGTCAAAGAAAATCAAAGATGCGAAGCATTTGGAAAGAAACCACTTAACAAGGTAATTGCCGAGATGGCTTTAAAGATGGATATCACAGATTTTGTGGAATACAAAGCTTTTGAGGGGTATATATTCGACAAAAAGTTACACACATTGACTAGAGAAGTTATCGACCATGAACTTCCAATAATCATAGAATTCTTCACAACAGATGAAAAAGCACAGAAGTTTTTAGATGAGATGGCGCCCTATTTGAAAAACACGGCTGTGCTTATATTTAGGGATACCGTAGGATATTTTTTCCGATAA